A genomic segment from Roseofilum casamattae BLCC-M143 encodes:
- a CDS encoding adenylate/guanylate cyclase domain-containing protein encodes MEIKLQRLIDKPRIKRLVREWLNLFSGKVGVFSAQGDLLMGDFLEASDRDSPVRAEESVIGWVRGDEGSQSLASLLNYIINNTISQKYLVNETLERYKEINLLYRISEEMSACLDINVIAELILEEARKILPAARGQVLFVEEKSQQFRVLASFGDLVDRSPRLALADGIMGHVLATGVAEVVNQAKHDPRLAASEQLNSSLICAPLKSRYQAFGVIWIGNDETLDYPAADLKLLTALASQAANAMENARLHEYQVQEERIKSNLERYMSPQLVKAIINNNESNLLDTGKKNLVMLFSDIRNFTTYCEILDPETIVEYLNIYFTYMVDVIFNYGGTVNKFVGDMIVCMFGAPAPLAESETKAIQAAIAMQKCLQTLPVPWIRDNFKTGIGISSGEVVVGNIGSRQHVDYTAIGDKVNTASRLQGMAKGGQILVDRTIYERTHNQFQFQEIGMAAVKGKSQTVEIFEVIY; translated from the coding sequence ATGGAAATTAAATTACAACGATTGATTGATAAACCCCGAATTAAACGTCTGGTTCGAGAATGGCTTAATCTATTTTCTGGAAAGGTGGGAGTCTTTAGTGCCCAAGGAGATTTACTCATGGGAGATTTTCTGGAAGCGAGCGATCGAGATTCGCCGGTTAGAGCCGAGGAATCAGTAATTGGTTGGGTTCGAGGCGATGAAGGCAGCCAGTCTTTAGCAAGTTTACTCAATTACATTATTAATAATACCATATCGCAGAAATATTTGGTCAATGAAACATTAGAACGATACAAAGAAATTAATCTCCTGTATCGAATTTCAGAAGAAATGAGCGCTTGCTTAGATATTAACGTGATTGCCGAGTTGATTCTCGAAGAAGCACGAAAAATTTTGCCGGCAGCTAGAGGTCAAGTACTATTTGTTGAAGAGAAAAGCCAGCAGTTTAGAGTCCTAGCATCTTTCGGCGATCTCGTGGACCGATCGCCTCGATTAGCATTAGCTGATGGGATTATGGGTCATGTTTTAGCGACGGGGGTTGCAGAAGTAGTCAATCAAGCAAAACACGATCCCAGACTCGCGGCGAGCGAGCAGTTAAACTCTTCATTAATTTGTGCGCCTCTGAAGAGTCGATATCAGGCCTTTGGCGTTATTTGGATTGGTAACGATGAAACCCTTGACTATCCAGCCGCCGATCTGAAATTACTCACTGCCTTAGCTTCTCAAGCCGCTAATGCCATGGAAAATGCTCGCTTGCACGAGTATCAAGTCCAGGAAGAACGGATTAAAAGCAATCTGGAACGGTACATGTCTCCTCAGTTGGTTAAAGCAATTATCAATAACAATGAATCGAATTTACTCGATACGGGCAAAAAGAACTTGGTGATGCTATTTTCCGATATTCGCAACTTTACCACGTACTGCGAAATCCTCGATCCGGAAACCATCGTCGAATATCTTAATATTTATTTTACTTACATGGTGGATGTAATTTTTAATTATGGTGGAACGGTGAATAAATTTGTCGGCGATATGATTGTCTGCATGTTTGGCGCGCCCGCTCCTTTAGCCGAGAGCGAAACCAAAGCCATCCAAGCGGCGATCGCCATGCAAAAATGCTTGCAAACCCTTCCCGTACCTTGGATTCGGGATAACTTCAAAACCGGTATTGGCATCAGTTCCGGAGAAGTGGTGGTGGGTAATATTGGATCTCGACAGCACGTAGATTACACCGCAATTGGTGATAAAGTGAATACAGCTTCCCGGTTGCAAGGAATGGCCAAAGGAGGACAGATTTTAGTCGATCGCACCATTTACGAACGCACCCACAACCAGTTTCAGTTTCAGGAAATAGGTATGGCAGCAGTAAAAGGGAAGAGTCAAACGGTTGAGATTTTTGAAGTTATCTACTAA
- a CDS encoding AEC family transporter: MHPLINNLLELYTPLIGWTLLGLIIGRILPKNVSPYLGRGLFLFGVPISIIAFLRKTDLSGGIWIAPLTAWIAISVGAAFAWTWIDLGVSDERLKSIARGLNLAPALEGPQAASTATRWHSSTQGSFMLAMMCGNTGYLGFPCVLGLAGPDYFAWGLFYDLLGSAIAVYVVGVALASHFGSSDKKQESALQRTFKATRNNPAFWSLIAGLAFKPIPLPAPIETSLYNAAWIVVNISLVLIGIKLSELKTLGKINQASTCLLIKMVLVPLVVGTGLMFFGIDGAPRLVMVIQMSMPPSFATLVIAQAYQLDQDLAVTCLALGTVVLLFMLPVWVWLFGVT; this comes from the coding sequence ATGCATCCTCTGATTAACAACTTACTGGAGCTATACACGCCTCTGATTGGCTGGACGCTTCTCGGCTTAATTATTGGGCGGATCTTACCCAAAAATGTCAGTCCTTATTTAGGAAGAGGGTTATTTTTATTTGGAGTCCCCATTAGCATTATTGCGTTTTTGCGTAAAACCGATCTCTCTGGAGGAATTTGGATTGCTCCCCTAACGGCTTGGATTGCAATTTCTGTCGGAGCAGCATTTGCTTGGACTTGGATCGATCTGGGAGTGAGTGACGAGCGTCTCAAATCCATTGCCAGAGGATTAAACTTAGCCCCAGCTTTAGAAGGGCCGCAGGCCGCATCAACCGCCACCCGTTGGCATTCTTCTACCCAAGGTAGTTTTATGCTCGCCATGATGTGCGGCAATACCGGATACTTAGGTTTTCCCTGCGTGTTAGGCTTGGCCGGTCCGGATTATTTTGCTTGGGGATTATTTTACGATCTCCTCGGCTCGGCGATCGCAGTTTATGTGGTTGGCGTGGCGTTAGCATCTCATTTTGGCAGTAGCGATAAAAAACAGGAATCTGCTCTGCAACGGACATTCAAAGCGACTCGCAATAACCCCGCGTTTTGGAGTTTGATTGCTGGATTAGCGTTTAAACCCATTCCTTTACCCGCTCCCATCGAAACATCTTTGTACAATGCTGCTTGGATTGTCGTTAATATTTCCTTAGTGTTGATCGGGATTAAATTAAGCGAACTCAAAACCCTTGGGAAGATTAACCAAGCATCTACTTGTTTATTAATTAAAATGGTTTTAGTACCCTTGGTAGTGGGAACGGGATTAATGTTTTTTGGCATTGATGGGGCACCGCGATTAGTGATGGTGATTCAGATGTCGATGCCACCGTCTTTTGCCACCTTAGTCATTGCGCAAGCTTATCAGTTAGACCAAGATTTAGCCGTAACTTGTCTGGCATTAGGGACGGTCGTTTTGCTGTTTATGTTACCGGTGTGGGTGTGGCTATTTGGAGTAACCTAA
- a CDS encoding GNAT family N-acetyltransferase — protein MVGTIISSVLAEYGLEWEPEGTDRDALEVEVAYQQTGGEFWVVEGDGVLVGTAGYHPVSRGEQAVEIRKMYLLPSVRGQGLGRFLLQSLESSIAARGYQTIWLETASVLTEAISLYERMGYQSAAGVETPRCDRLYVKRLP, from the coding sequence ATGGTGGGAACTATAATTAGTTCGGTATTGGCTGAATACGGTCTCGAATGGGAACCGGAAGGAACCGATCGCGATGCCCTTGAGGTCGAAGTTGCCTATCAACAAACTGGAGGAGAGTTTTGGGTGGTTGAAGGCGATGGCGTTTTGGTCGGAACTGCGGGATATCATCCGGTTTCTCGGGGCGAGCAAGCTGTAGAAATTCGGAAAATGTACTTATTACCCTCTGTACGAGGACAGGGGTTAGGACGCTTTCTCCTCCAAAGCTTGGAATCGAGCATTGCGGCTCGAGGATATCAGACTATTTGGTTGGAAACGGCCTCTGTCTTAACCGAGGCCATCTCTCTGTACGAACGGATGGGATACCAGTCGGCTGCTGGAGTCGAAACGCCTCGGTGCGATCGCTTATATGTAAAAAGGCTACCCTGA
- a CDS encoding DNA double-strand break repair nuclease NurA, whose product MLDFNKLARQMEGIGRHLQAEANATQKRLDRARETLQTATRQFEELLEEYEQWSPHFAFNAAFPMEALDRAIAIKPATKVHTILSTDGSQMAPSHHEIAYCYLINTGRVMLHYGQNVAPLLDSLPEAFYRQDDLYLSRQWGIRTDEWMGYRRTVSEAVVLGELGESLRAQEERELPALAMVDGSLIYWHLEALPTGARDRILPEILQAWDALRSCRIPLVGYLSSSRSGEALNFLRLLHCPHAEPNCSAHCGQGTERTPCEVLHPLRDASVLGSVLQPGERSGLWRSSARILEQYGEHAVYFCYLHVGEEVARVEFPQWVVEDEELLDRALSLTLAQVKKGYGYPVALAEAHNQAVVRGGDRHRFYALLEHQMIKAGLKNIGTSYKEARKRGSIA is encoded by the coding sequence GTGCTTGACTTTAATAAACTTGCCCGGCAGATGGAAGGTATTGGTCGGCATTTACAAGCAGAAGCCAATGCCACGCAAAAACGCCTGGATCGCGCTCGAGAAACTCTGCAAACGGCAACTCGGCAATTTGAGGAACTGCTGGAGGAGTACGAGCAATGGTCGCCTCATTTTGCGTTTAATGCTGCATTTCCTATGGAAGCCTTGGATCGGGCGATCGCAATTAAACCGGCAACAAAAGTTCACACGATTTTATCGACAGATGGCTCGCAAATGGCTCCGTCTCACCACGAAATTGCTTATTGCTATCTGATTAATACCGGACGAGTGATGTTGCATTACGGGCAAAATGTGGCGCCCCTTTTAGATAGCCTTCCCGAAGCATTTTATCGCCAAGACGATCTCTATTTGTCTCGACAGTGGGGAATTCGTACGGATGAATGGATGGGATATCGGCGCACGGTGTCAGAAGCGGTGGTGTTGGGAGAGTTGGGAGAGTCCTTGAGAGCGCAAGAAGAACGAGAACTCCCGGCGTTAGCGATGGTGGATGGTTCGCTAATTTACTGGCATTTAGAAGCGCTACCTACAGGAGCGCGCGATCGCATTCTACCGGAAATTCTGCAAGCTTGGGACGCTCTGCGCTCTTGCCGCATTCCCTTAGTCGGTTACTTAAGTTCATCCCGCAGTGGAGAAGCCTTAAATTTCTTGCGTCTCCTCCATTGTCCCCATGCAGAACCGAACTGTAGCGCTCATTGCGGACAAGGAACGGAGCGCACTCCCTGCGAGGTATTGCATCCCCTGCGCGATGCCTCGGTTTTGGGAAGCGTGTTGCAACCGGGAGAGCGCAGCGGGTTGTGGCGTTCTTCAGCCCGTATTTTAGAGCAATATGGAGAACATGCGGTGTATTTTTGCTATCTCCATGTGGGAGAAGAAGTGGCACGGGTGGAGTTTCCACAATGGGTTGTGGAAGATGAGGAATTACTCGATCGCGCGTTGAGTTTAACGTTAGCTCAAGTGAAGAAGGGTTATGGCTATCCGGTTGCTTTGGCAGAAGCTCATAACCAAGCGGTGGTTAGAGGGGGCGATCGCCATCGGTTTTATGCCTTATTAGAACACCAGATGATTAAGGCGGGTTTGAAAAATATTGGTACATCGTATAAGGAAGCGAGAAAACGAGGCTCTATCGCATAA
- a CDS encoding ABC transporter substrate-binding protein produces the protein MKRRQFTNLSLFLLGLTLSNCGRDANSPDNIQSSKSDSVRIWWSQGFYPEETEALRQLIDQWQTDSGLPAELTLYSEGDILKEAERAIAAGNPPDILYSHDADLTFIPKLAWNNQLADVSDVIKPIESEYGPTILNGIKYLNQTTGQRNYYAVPITQTTNHIHYWQPLLESINQSAGNIPEDWDGFWQFWEDGQAPLRDLGQTDFYSMGLPMSASASDTFFIFEQFLEAFNVRLLSNTGELQLDTTQVREGITRALEAYTQFYEDKYVPPEAVDWGNADNNVTFLSRSNLMTVNPTLSIPGSQRQDKFTYEEQLVTTPWPNKPNGDPMTSLVSIKQVVIFESSQYKQEAKKFLSYLIQPENLKRYIQGSQGRFFPLTADLLQDPFWQDSTDPHILAASQQFYRTRPFGQALNPAYSEVQKQNIWGRTIADVVGQNVSVEAATDKAIEQIKTIFQEWQ, from the coding sequence ATGAAACGGCGACAATTTACAAACTTATCTCTATTTTTACTCGGTCTGACATTGAGCAACTGCGGTAGAGATGCCAATTCCCCAGACAATATTCAAAGCAGTAAAAGCGATAGCGTTCGGATCTGGTGGAGCCAAGGATTTTATCCGGAAGAAACAGAAGCTCTGCGTCAGTTAATCGACCAATGGCAAACCGATAGCGGATTGCCCGCTGAATTAACCTTGTATAGCGAAGGTGATATTCTCAAAGAAGCCGAACGAGCGATCGCTGCAGGCAATCCTCCTGATATTCTCTACAGCCATGATGCCGATCTAACCTTCATTCCAAAACTAGCTTGGAACAATCAGTTAGCCGATGTCTCGGATGTTATCAAACCCATAGAATCGGAATACGGGCCGACAATACTGAATGGGATTAAATACCTAAATCAAACCACAGGGCAACGCAACTACTACGCCGTTCCCATCACTCAAACCACCAATCATATTCATTATTGGCAACCTCTCTTAGAATCGATTAATCAAAGCGCGGGCAATATTCCCGAAGATTGGGATGGGTTCTGGCAATTTTGGGAAGACGGACAAGCTCCCCTCCGCGATCTGGGCCAGACTGATTTCTACAGCATGGGATTGCCCATGTCTGCTTCGGCCTCAGATACCTTCTTTATCTTCGAGCAGTTTCTCGAAGCATTTAATGTACGTTTATTGAGCAACACCGGAGAGTTGCAACTCGATACGACTCAGGTACGCGAAGGGATTACCCGCGCCCTCGAAGCCTACACTCAGTTTTACGAAGATAAGTACGTGCCTCCAGAGGCTGTAGATTGGGGAAATGCCGACAATAACGTTACCTTTTTGAGCCGTTCTAACTTAATGACCGTCAATCCGACCTTGTCAATTCCCGGATCTCAGCGGCAAGATAAATTCACCTATGAGGAGCAATTGGTCACGACTCCCTGGCCGAATAAACCCAATGGCGATCCGATGACCTCTCTAGTTTCAATCAAACAAGTTGTCATTTTTGAATCCTCCCAATACAAGCAAGAAGCGAAGAAATTCTTGTCTTATTTAATCCAGCCCGAAAATCTGAAGCGGTACATTCAGGGATCCCAAGGCCGATTTTTTCCCCTGACGGCCGATCTATTGCAAGACCCGTTCTGGCAAGATTCTACCGATCCTCATATTCTGGCGGCATCCCAACAGTTCTACCGGACTCGTCCCTTCGGTCAAGCTTTAAATCCGGCATATAGTGAGGTGCAAAAGCAAAACATCTGGGGGAGAACCATTGCTGATGTTGTCGGTCAGAATGTTTCGGTGGAAGCAGCCACCGATAAAGCGATCGAGCAAATCAAAACGATTTTTCAGGAATGGCAGTAA
- a CDS encoding ATP-binding protein gives MLKFFRKSLLSQLVTSFSLLSLVTVSLVAIAAYVRARDSLRDSIYNRLQVATSLKEYQLDDWVRTQSQDVLLIARSPTILNQAHHLLQPQSPSSPITPDSPASEIAEIQQVLKSLGYYDGDIDGAYGRGMETAIAAFKESNNIVAEAPFVLNSFKTKTAYQAITEELSQFSQVKPSLQEISLLTNGGIVVLSTNKTKERTYQPLGTTTTYFTTENSDSVIPTFYTSAITRKSAITFATPIVDDSGGRIGVLSVDLDLQGIDDIIREKTGLGQTGETYLIARLGDRNVFISQQEQTTQDGQPEQAVLKEVNSYGIEQATAGIDGLDLYDNYQDVPVIGAYVWMANQNLALVAEMAQDEAFKPARQLLKEILQIGLSAALFILIIIYLISRRITQPVLGITETAIQVSNGNLQSEAPVLTEDEIGTLAQAFNQMIGQLQQSKNELENRVEFATESLQETLANLTSIIENIADGLLVTNTEGKITQTNQALFKLFGLESANLIGRNSQDVFGGSFAELAMKLRKNPENMVNSEVDLSEERIGKIVATGVWKKNSEEETEVGETTDLGESNRQDFLGCVFLVRDITADKEVDRMKTEFISTVSHELRTPLTSVLGFAKLIKKKLDDVLLPKVDLSDKKVKRAVNQVSSNLDIIVSEGVRLTALINDVLDLAKMEAGKVDWKDEEVVIEELIERATVATAALFSQTSTRLAIEVEPELPAIRGDLDKLIQVVINLISNAVKFTENGTVTCQATRRGDSIIIQVIDTGIGMKEDDLPHVFEKFKQVGDSLTDKPKGTGLGLPICKEIIEHHGGHIWAESQLGVGSTFAFWLPMAEEIVDDKLQPHFSSVAWPQLVKTLTDSKSQSADNSQNEHPVILVVDDDANIREWLGQQLDGEGYEVRRAANGRDAIAQIKQQKPNLVVLDVIMPDLNGFDVAAILKNDPETQQIPILMISADDFSERGYRMGVERYLTKPIDTEQFLQGVQSLLDRSSSSERVLLFEQQSPIVETLSQVLQKQGYTMTEVDPNRDLLASRSDVAIANVNISNPSRLVKALEFQKEGNRVLVFLLEAETIQNGN, from the coding sequence ATGCTCAAGTTTTTCCGAAAAAGCTTATTGTCTCAATTGGTGACCTCATTCTCTCTGTTATCATTAGTTACGGTAAGTTTGGTGGCGATCGCCGCTTACGTCCGTGCTCGGGATTCATTGAGAGACTCGATTTACAACCGATTGCAGGTTGCTACTTCCCTCAAAGAATATCAACTTGATGATTGGGTGAGAACTCAATCTCAAGACGTATTATTGATTGCTCGCTCCCCCACCATCCTCAACCAAGCCCACCATTTACTTCAGCCTCAATCTCCCTCATCACCCATAACTCCCGACTCTCCTGCCAGCGAAATTGCAGAGATTCAGCAAGTCTTAAAAAGTTTAGGCTACTACGATGGAGATATTGATGGGGCGTACGGTAGAGGCATGGAAACAGCGATCGCTGCCTTCAAAGAGAGTAACAATATTGTTGCAGAAGCCCCCTTCGTATTAAATTCATTTAAGACCAAAACTGCCTATCAAGCGATTACCGAGGAACTCTCACAATTTTCTCAAGTTAAGCCGAGTTTACAAGAAATTTCTCTATTAACCAATGGCGGTATTGTTGTTTTATCAACAAATAAAACAAAAGAAAGAACCTACCAACCTCTAGGAACCACCACTACCTATTTTACCACCGAGAACTCAGATAGCGTTATTCCAACATTCTATACTTCAGCAATTACAAGAAAGTCGGCTATTACATTTGCAACCCCGATTGTTGATGACTCTGGAGGGCGCATTGGTGTATTATCCGTCGATCTAGACTTACAAGGAATTGATGATATTATCCGCGAGAAAACTGGGTTGGGACAGACGGGGGAAACCTATTTGATTGCCCGTCTTGGCGATCGCAATGTATTTATTTCTCAACAAGAGCAAACCACTCAAGACGGACAGCCAGAGCAAGCCGTACTCAAAGAAGTGAATAGCTACGGCATCGAGCAAGCCACTGCCGGTATAGATGGCTTGGATTTGTATGACAACTATCAAGACGTACCCGTGATTGGGGCTTATGTCTGGATGGCTAACCAAAACCTAGCTCTTGTAGCCGAAATGGCCCAAGATGAAGCTTTTAAACCGGCTCGCCAGTTGTTAAAGGAGATTTTACAAATTGGGTTGAGCGCAGCCTTGTTTATCTTAATTATTATTTACCTCATTTCCCGACGAATTACTCAACCCGTGCTAGGAATTACTGAAACGGCGATTCAAGTGAGTAATGGGAACCTGCAATCGGAAGCTCCCGTATTAACCGAGGACGAAATTGGGACGTTAGCTCAGGCATTTAATCAGATGATCGGGCAACTGCAACAATCAAAAAACGAGCTGGAAAACCGCGTCGAATTTGCCACAGAATCACTGCAAGAAACCTTGGCAAACTTAACTTCAATTATTGAAAACATTGCTGATGGATTATTGGTGACTAATACGGAAGGAAAAATCACACAAACGAATCAAGCACTGTTTAAGTTATTTGGATTGGAAAGTGCGAATTTAATCGGACGAAATAGCCAAGATGTATTTGGTGGAAGCTTTGCCGAACTGGCGATGAAATTAAGAAAAAATCCTGAAAATATGGTGAATTCTGAGGTCGATCTCTCCGAAGAACGAATTGGGAAAATCGTGGCGACGGGCGTGTGGAAGAAAAATAGCGAAGAAGAGACTGAAGTGGGAGAGACAACCGATCTCGGTGAAAGCAATCGGCAGGATTTTTTGGGCTGTGTCTTTCTGGTTCGAGATATTACAGCGGACAAAGAAGTCGATCGGATGAAAACGGAGTTTATTTCGACAGTTTCTCACGAACTGCGCACGCCGTTAACTTCCGTCTTAGGATTTGCAAAACTGATTAAGAAAAAACTCGATGATGTCCTGCTGCCCAAGGTGGATTTATCGGATAAGAAAGTCAAACGTGCCGTGAATCAAGTGAGTAGTAACCTGGATATTATTGTCTCGGAAGGGGTACGGTTGACTGCTCTGATTAATGATGTTTTGGATTTAGCCAAGATGGAAGCGGGCAAAGTAGACTGGAAAGATGAAGAGGTTGTTATTGAGGAGCTAATCGAGCGGGCTACAGTTGCGACAGCGGCCCTGTTTAGTCAAACCAGCACTCGCTTAGCGATCGAGGTAGAACCAGAATTGCCGGCGATTCGCGGCGATCTCGATAAGTTAATCCAAGTCGTCATTAATTTGATTTCTAATGCCGTTAAATTTACGGAGAATGGAACGGTGACGTGTCAGGCAACACGCCGAGGAGATTCCATTATTATCCAGGTTATTGATACCGGAATTGGCATGAAAGAAGACGATCTGCCCCATGTCTTTGAAAAATTCAAACAAGTTGGGGATAGTCTTACGGATAAACCCAAAGGGACGGGGTTAGGATTGCCGATTTGTAAGGAAATTATCGAACATCATGGAGGGCATATTTGGGCAGAAAGTCAGTTGGGTGTTGGTAGCACTTTTGCCTTTTGGTTGCCGATGGCAGAGGAGATCGTGGATGATAAATTACAACCTCATTTTTCCTCCGTAGCTTGGCCGCAACTGGTGAAAACGTTAACCGATTCTAAGTCGCAATCTGCTGACAATTCGCAGAACGAACATCCAGTAATCTTAGTGGTTGACGATGATGCTAATATTCGAGAATGGTTGGGACAACAATTAGATGGTGAAGGCTATGAAGTCCGGCGAGCAGCAAATGGCCGCGATGCGATCGCGCAAATTAAACAACAGAAACCCAATTTAGTGGTTCTCGATGTCATTATGCCCGATCTCAATGGATTTGATGTAGCCGCAATTTTGAAAAACGATCCGGAAACTCAACAGATTCCAATTCTCATGATTTCTGCTGACGATTTCTCGGAAAGAGGTTATCGTATGGGAGTCGAGCGCTATCTCACCAAACCCATTGATACCGAACAATTTTTGCAAGGGGTGCAAAGTTTACTCGATCGCTCTAGCTCGTCAGAAAGAGTTTTACTCTTCGAGCAACAGTCTCCGATTGTCGAAACCCTAAGTCAAGTTCTGCAAAAACAAGGCTATACAATGACAGAGGTCGATCCGAATCGGGATTTATTGGCCAGCCGATCGGATGTAGCGATCGCTAATGTAAATATTTCTAATCCATCTCGATTAGTCAAAGCCCTAGAGTTTCAGAAAGAGGGCAATCGAGTACTTGTTTTCTTATTAGAAGCTGAAACGATTCAGAATGGAAATTAA
- a CDS encoding Gfo/Idh/MocA family protein, which produces MNPDSLFRLAIVGLGRVTHYYWPALETIPGLTVVGVCDRDRRKVDGWNNYQSDCPAFVEIQELCKQVNPDAFVVATPSASHYTVMQELLPYGKPILLEKPATSSANDWEQLLAQIHRQKTNVIIAFHSAFSREVLWFREHQETWQDSLGNITGFSCGFYDPYASNGQLQPGAKSLVSSWIDSGVNALSTIAKFVRSLELIESHFTYNSDNIIWHSHSSFSFGINGNDFGGRGHIETHWGLGLNRKITHLYFAQTGHEIQLDHDRQCVRLIAPERQSKILADFAGEKSRLVAHYEGVFADFYRHLQRGTNNLDYAREIHQLLFAAYEKPYCLNPLTEKSEGLH; this is translated from the coding sequence ATGAATCCAGATTCTTTATTTCGATTAGCCATCGTGGGGTTAGGTCGAGTGACCCATTATTATTGGCCTGCTCTAGAAACGATTCCCGGACTGACTGTAGTTGGGGTTTGCGATCGCGATCGCCGTAAAGTTGATGGTTGGAATAATTACCAGTCTGATTGTCCGGCGTTCGTCGAGATCCAGGAATTATGTAAGCAAGTTAACCCTGATGCGTTTGTTGTAGCAACACCTTCTGCCAGCCATTATACAGTGATGCAAGAACTGTTACCTTATGGTAAGCCCATTCTCTTGGAAAAACCAGCGACTTCTTCCGCTAACGATTGGGAACAATTACTCGCTCAAATCCATCGGCAAAAAACCAATGTTATTATAGCATTTCATAGTGCTTTTAGTCGAGAAGTTTTGTGGTTTCGGGAACATCAAGAAACGTGGCAAGATTCCTTGGGCAATATTACTGGTTTTTCTTGCGGTTTTTACGATCCATATGCGAGCAACGGACAACTGCAACCTGGAGCCAAGAGTTTAGTTTCGAGCTGGATCGATTCTGGAGTTAATGCCTTAAGTACGATCGCCAAATTTGTCCGCTCCTTAGAGTTAATTGAGTCTCATTTTACCTACAATAGCGACAATATTATTTGGCACAGTCATAGCAGTTTTTCCTTTGGTATTAACGGAAATGACTTTGGCGGTCGCGGTCACATTGAAACTCATTGGGGATTGGGACTGAACCGCAAAATAACCCATTTGTATTTTGCACAAACCGGTCATGAAATCCAGTTAGATCACGATCGACAGTGCGTTAGATTAATCGCTCCCGAGAGACAATCAAAGATTCTGGCAGACTTCGCCGGAGAGAAATCGCGACTGGTTGCCCACTATGAAGGCGTTTTTGCCGATTTTTATCGCCATCTTCAACGAGGAACGAATAATCTCGACTATGCTCGAGAGATTCATCAGTTGCTGTTTGCTGCCTATGAAAAACCATATTGTCTTAATCCCTTAACCGAGAAAAGCGAAGGATTGCATTAG